A part of Paenibacillus sp. IHBB 10380 genomic DNA contains:
- a CDS encoding ring-cleaving dioxygenase, translating into MYTIPGHHHISMITKDAQMNNQFYQKVLGLRRVKKTVNQDNPSMYHLFYGDLTGSAGTELSFFEIPNVGSTVRGTNAITQIGLLVPSFESLVFWEKRFELLDVKHGEITSYAGRDALHFEDSEGLRMILLNNNGEEVPDNWSAWEDSIIEQQHRILGIGTIEITVRHLDRLAKTLTDIFGYVEASHSDNEAIYQSVAGQSFGEIVIKQQEGASEKPGRGSIHHLAIRVNNEDELHYWEAVVKERGFHSSGIVDRYYFQSLYFRESNNILFEIATDGPGFTTDSTVESLGQQLDLPPFLEERRTEIEANLIPLD; encoded by the coding sequence ATGTATACAATTCCTGGGCATCATCACATTTCCATGATTACAAAAGATGCTCAAATGAATAATCAATTTTATCAAAAAGTATTAGGACTACGCAGAGTAAAAAAGACTGTTAATCAAGATAACCCAAGTATGTATCACTTATTTTACGGAGATTTAACAGGTAGTGCGGGTACGGAGCTGTCATTCTTTGAAATACCCAATGTGGGAAGTACAGTTCGTGGCACGAATGCAATCACACAAATCGGCTTACTTGTTCCTTCATTTGAAAGTCTGGTGTTTTGGGAAAAACGTTTTGAGTTATTAGATGTAAAACATGGTGAAATTACAAGTTATGCTGGCAGAGATGCTTTACATTTTGAAGATTCAGAAGGCTTACGAATGATATTGTTAAATAATAACGGTGAAGAGGTTCCTGACAACTGGTCAGCATGGGAAGACTCTATTATCGAACAACAACATCGCATTTTAGGAATAGGTACAATAGAAATAACTGTGCGCCACCTGGATCGATTAGCGAAAACATTAACAGACATATTTGGTTATGTAGAAGCATCCCACTCTGATAACGAAGCGATTTATCAGTCTGTTGCAGGGCAGTCATTTGGAGAGATTGTTATTAAACAACAAGAAGGTGCAAGTGAGAAACCCGGAAGAGGAAGTATTCATCATTTAGCAATCCGTGTTAACAACGAAGACGAGCTGCACTATTGGGAAGCGGTCGTTAAAGAACGTGGCTTCCACTCATCAGGAATTGTGGATCGTTATTACTTCCAAAGCTTATATTTCCGTGAATCAAACAATATTTTATTTGAAATAGCAACGGATGGTCCGGGATTCACCACAGATTCAACAGTCGAATCGTTAGGACAACAATTAGATTTACCACCATTTTTAGAAGAACGACGTACAGAAATAGAAGCAAATCTAATACCACTCGATTAA
- a CDS encoding serine hydrolase domain-containing protein, translated as MLYSNKVNSECLPGRIDEVIDRTLADKRLVGAVIKVAIDGVLVYSRAAGLADREMNRLMREDALFRLASVTKPIVSTAALVLVAQGRLQLDDRVDRWLPEFRPRLQNGEFATLTIRHLMTHTAGLSYRFFQEENGSYQQAGVSDGMDQPGITLEENLRRLASVPLLYTPGTEWKYSIATDVLGAVIEKVTETPLSEAVHSLVTKPLGMSDTGFIAADPERLATSYANDVPEPRPIHDPDSIAFLEGTAGFQLAPGRALDDTAYPSGGAGMVGSAGDFLQLLETLRKGGAPLLPESMVREMTTNQIGVLPMAFWPGRGFGLGITLLKDPVAADTPESPGTWRMGGTYGHSWFVDPKQRLSVVAFTNTALEGMSGQFTVDLCEAIYDRIKK; from the coding sequence ATGTTGTATTCAAACAAAGTTAATTCAGAATGTTTACCAGGTCGCATCGATGAGGTAATCGATCGAACGCTTGCCGACAAGCGGTTGGTCGGGGCTGTCATTAAAGTGGCGATAGATGGGGTACTGGTTTATAGCCGCGCTGCTGGTCTTGCCGACCGCGAGATGAACCGGCTCATGCGAGAAGATGCCTTATTCCGGCTCGCCTCGGTTACCAAACCTATCGTTTCAACGGCTGCGCTAGTACTAGTTGCACAAGGTCGCCTACAGCTGGACGACCGCGTTGATCGTTGGCTTCCAGAGTTTCGGCCACGTTTGCAGAACGGCGAGTTCGCGACATTGACGATTCGTCACTTGATGACGCACACCGCGGGTCTGTCTTACCGATTCTTTCAAGAAGAGAATGGTTCATATCAGCAAGCAGGGGTATCGGATGGTATGGATCAGCCTGGCATCACGTTGGAAGAGAACCTGCGTCGTCTAGCCTCTGTACCGCTCCTTTATACGCCAGGCACCGAGTGGAAATATTCTATCGCGACAGATGTGCTTGGAGCAGTAATTGAAAAGGTCACAGAAACACCGCTCAGCGAGGCCGTACATTCGCTGGTGACAAAGCCGCTTGGCATGAGCGACACCGGTTTTATTGCAGCCGATCCAGAACGACTGGCCACTTCCTATGCCAATGATGTACCAGAGCCACGGCCTATACATGATCCCGACAGTATTGCCTTTTTGGAGGGCACGGCGGGCTTCCAGCTTGCTCCTGGCCGGGCACTTGACGACACTGCCTATCCTTCTGGGGGAGCTGGCATGGTCGGCAGCGCCGGGGACTTTTTACAACTGCTGGAAACATTACGCAAGGGCGGAGCACCCCTGCTGCCCGAGTCTATGGTTCGTGAAATGACTACCAACCAGATCGGTGTTCTGCCAATGGCCTTTTGGCCAGGGCGAGGCTTCGGGCTAGGTATTACTCTGCTCAAGGATCCTGTCGCCGCAGATACTCCGGAATCCCCGGGTACATGGCGCATGGGTGGCACCTATGGTCATTCATGGTTCGTCGATCCTAAGCAGCGGCTCAGCGTCGTGGCGTTCACCAATACCGCACTGGAAGGCATGTCGGGTCAGTTTACTGTTGACCTTTGTGAAGCCATTTATGACAGGATCAAGAAATAG
- a CDS encoding LLM class flavin-dependent oxidoreductase, which yields MREEAGLKNSGIEIGIYTLGDIGIDPYTGTAISTQQRVREIIQAAQLADEAGLDVFGVGEHHRLDYAVSATPVVLAAIAQVTKQIKLTSATTVLSTVDPVRLFEDFATLDLISDGRAEIIAGRGATLESFPLFGYDRNDYDALFSENMDLFLKLSEKENISWTGRFRSSLSTAAIAPRPVQSQLPIWIGVSSTEDSAARAGRLGIGMAIAILGGDPARFMPLVDIYRKAGIEAGHALEDLKIGVTGHAYISKTSQQAKKEFYPYYSNYWSYVNRQRGMEFRIARSEFERMTGPDSALFVGSPRQITAKILRQYELFGHQRFIAQMDIGGLPFKKVADSIELLATKVAPIVRKETSK from the coding sequence ATGCGAGAAGAGGCAGGGTTAAAAAACTCAGGAATAGAAATCGGTATCTACACGCTTGGAGATATAGGAATTGATCCTTATACCGGCACAGCAATCAGCACTCAACAACGAGTAAGGGAAATAATCCAAGCGGCTCAACTCGCTGACGAGGCTGGACTTGATGTTTTTGGTGTTGGCGAACATCACCGCTTAGACTATGCAGTATCAGCTACCCCGGTCGTTTTGGCGGCTATTGCCCAGGTAACCAAACAAATCAAATTGACTAGTGCAACTACAGTGTTAAGCACCGTTGACCCTGTACGTCTGTTCGAGGATTTTGCTACTTTGGATTTAATTTCAGACGGTCGTGCAGAAATAATCGCCGGTCGAGGAGCGACTTTGGAATCTTTTCCATTATTTGGTTATGATCGGAATGACTATGATGCCCTGTTTTCAGAAAATATGGACTTATTTTTAAAGCTCAGCGAAAAAGAAAATATCTCTTGGACGGGTCGCTTTCGTTCCTCATTAAGCACTGCTGCAATTGCACCCCGACCAGTACAAAGTCAATTACCTATCTGGATTGGTGTTTCGAGTACAGAGGACAGCGCAGCCCGCGCTGGCAGGTTAGGCATTGGGATGGCAATAGCTATCTTAGGTGGAGATCCAGCTCGATTTATGCCACTTGTTGATATATACCGTAAAGCTGGTATTGAAGCTGGTCATGCTCTGGAAGATCTCAAAATAGGTGTAACGGGGCATGCGTACATTTCTAAAACATCCCAACAAGCCAAGAAGGAATTTTACCCTTATTATTCAAATTACTGGTCATACGTTAATCGTCAGCGAGGGATGGAATTTAGGATAGCAAGAAGCGAATTTGAAAGAATGACAGGTCCAGATTCCGCATTATTCGTTGGCAGCCCTCGACAAATTACAGCGAAAATCCTTCGCCAATACGAACTGTTTGGGCATCAGCGTTTTATTGCCCAGATGGACATAGGAGGTTTACCATTTAAGAAAGTAGCTGACAGCATTGAGCTGCTAGCTACGAAGGTAGCCCCGATTGTTCGAAAAGAAACGAGTAAGTGA
- a CDS encoding class I SAM-dependent methyltransferase has protein sequence MENVKMQDYLEGSQQQWDEEYSTGVWDYLSDITEFARYSTVYGYVRKLVAEEGILDMGCGTGILYDLLLDSEKKVYTGVDLSQEAIKIAAGKSPENSFYCGDILTYVPQKQYDVMIFNESLHYVTNTSSVLIRYSNYLTQNGVIITSLYSHKDTTDLAFSIIENKIEEIEQCSLFEVLDKVTVFNHKAGLKWYIHLLKKV, from the coding sequence ATGGAAAATGTGAAAATGCAAGATTATCTTGAGGGCAGTCAGCAGCAGTGGGATGAGGAGTACAGTACGGGAGTGTGGGATTATTTATCCGATATCACAGAGTTTGCTAGATATTCGACCGTATATGGATATGTAAGAAAATTAGTAGCAGAGGAAGGCATCTTGGATATGGGCTGCGGCACCGGAATATTGTACGACTTACTTCTGGACAGCGAGAAAAAAGTGTATACAGGCGTTGACCTTTCTCAAGAAGCGATTAAAATAGCCGCAGGTAAATCACCTGAGAACTCATTTTACTGCGGGGATATTCTGACGTATGTCCCTCAGAAGCAATATGATGTCATGATTTTTAACGAATCGCTGCATTATGTGACCAACACTTCGAGCGTTCTTATCAGATATTCCAATTATTTAACGCAGAATGGTGTTATCATTACTTCCTTGTATTCTCACAAAGATACCACTGATCTTGCATTCTCTATTATCGAAAACAAGATCGAAGAAATTGAACAATGCAGTCTGTTTGAAGTGTTGGATAAGGTCACCGTATTTAACCACAAAGCTGGGCTGAAATGGTACATACACCTCTTGAAGAAAGTTTAG
- a CDS encoding serine hydrolase domain-containing protein — MKRGLTAVLALSVVFTMLSSTAAKAASNKEHLFEKTKTVAAEKAALLTSSYGTNSVQYALIDHGSMIVSGHTGKNDAEGKQALTADTIYGIGSTSKMFVTAAVMKLVDEGKLNLDTPVTAYISDFKMKDERYKKITPRMLLNHSSGLSGATMGNTMLFGDNDTLAHDTLLQQLAAQSLKADPGAFSVYCNDGFTLAEILVERASGESFTSYIHKYFTEPLGMDNTKTPQEQVEPRKMAGLYYPTYPGQLPKDTVNVIGSGGIYSTAEDVAKFSQVFTGQVKGIVSDSSIQAMEQKEYKKGLWTDEADSSIAYGLGWDSVNLFPFTDYRIQALTKGGDTILYHSSLVVLPEYNMAAVVLSSGGSSQYNQVMANEMLISALQEKGIITELKPQKSYGEPMKAKMPKEVAKHAGAYGSYNALMKVDISSEGEMTISMLNMPSYPVEKYTYTADGSFVKADGSAKISVVTANNGRTYLWNRAYITMPGIGQTALSQYSAEKLEVNELSTEAAAAWSEREGKKYYEVNEKYTSQLYFVMQPSYQVATAKEAPGYLVNRKITGANTAVSELHIPLLGGRDAMQYNFYTKDGVEYLDVAGSLYVREEAVQPFYVGIQSKATIPENGLAKWYAIPTEAAGKTMKVTMPEKGAFAVYNEQGACVNYTVVSKQHEVALPQNGMIVFAGESGAEFHIALQ; from the coding sequence ATGAAAAGAGGTCTAACTGCTGTGCTTGCTCTATCTGTCGTATTTACCATGCTCAGCTCAACTGCAGCAAAAGCGGCAAGCAACAAGGAACATCTATTTGAAAAAACGAAGACGGTGGCTGCGGAGAAGGCGGCACTGCTCACGAGCAGCTACGGCACAAACAGTGTACAGTATGCACTTATTGATCATGGCAGCATGATCGTGTCTGGTCATACTGGCAAGAATGATGCAGAGGGGAAGCAGGCTCTAACCGCAGACACGATCTACGGAATTGGATCAACCAGTAAAATGTTCGTTACTGCTGCCGTCATGAAGCTGGTCGACGAGGGAAAATTGAATTTGGATACGCCCGTTACCGCATACATATCTGATTTCAAAATGAAGGACGAACGCTACAAGAAGATCACGCCACGCATGCTGCTGAACCATTCGTCTGGTCTAAGCGGCGCAACCATGGGTAACACGATGTTGTTTGGTGATAACGACACACTTGCCCATGATACATTATTGCAACAGCTGGCAGCACAAAGTCTGAAAGCAGATCCAGGTGCGTTCTCTGTTTACTGCAACGATGGATTCACTCTCGCTGAGATTCTAGTGGAGAGAGCAAGTGGTGAAAGCTTCACTTCCTATATTCATAAATATTTCACCGAGCCATTAGGCATGGACAACACCAAGACACCGCAGGAACAAGTGGAGCCAAGGAAGATGGCAGGACTATACTATCCGACATACCCGGGCCAGCTTCCAAAGGACACAGTTAACGTCATTGGTTCTGGCGGAATTTACTCAACAGCTGAAGATGTAGCGAAATTTTCGCAAGTATTCACAGGTCAAGTGAAAGGCATTGTGTCGGATTCATCTATTCAAGCGATGGAACAAAAGGAGTATAAGAAGGGCTTATGGACAGACGAAGCTGACTCCTCTATTGCTTATGGACTCGGATGGGATAGTGTGAATTTGTTCCCATTCACAGATTACCGAATTCAAGCTTTAACCAAGGGCGGGGATACGATTCTGTACCATTCGTCTCTCGTCGTTCTGCCTGAGTACAATATGGCTGCTGTCGTGCTGTCCTCGGGAGGTTCAAGCCAGTACAATCAAGTGATGGCTAATGAAATGCTGATCAGTGCCTTGCAGGAAAAAGGAATCATTACCGAGTTGAAGCCACAGAAGTCGTATGGCGAACCTATGAAAGCGAAAATGCCGAAGGAAGTAGCGAAGCACGCTGGCGCATATGGCTCATACAACGCGTTGATGAAGGTAGACATCAGCTCGGAAGGAGAAATGACGATATCGATGCTCAATATGCCGAGCTACCCAGTCGAGAAGTATACGTATACCGCAGATGGTTCCTTTGTCAAAGCCGATGGTAGTGCGAAAATAAGTGTTGTCACAGCGAATAATGGTCGTACGTATCTGTGGAATCGAGCATATATCACAATGCCAGGAATAGGGCAGACGGCTTTGTCCCAATATTCAGCAGAGAAGCTTGAAGTGAACGAATTATCTACTGAAGCTGCAGCGGCTTGGTCAGAACGTGAAGGAAAGAAATATTACGAAGTAAATGAGAAATACACATCACAGCTGTATTTCGTGATGCAGCCGTCTTATCAAGTTGCCACTGCGAAGGAGGCTCCAGGCTACTTGGTGAATCGTAAAATAACAGGGGCGAACACAGCGGTCAGCGAGCTGCATATCCCCCTCTTAGGCGGGAGAGATGCGATGCAATATAACTTCTACACGAAGGACGGCGTGGAATACCTCGATGTGGCGGGCAGCCTGTATGTTCGTGAAGAGGCCGTTCAGCCATTCTATGTAGGCATACAATCCAAGGCTACGATTCCAGAGAACGGGCTGGCTAAATGGTATGCAATTCCTACCGAGGCTGCTGGGAAGACCATGAAAGTCACGATGCCAGAAAAAGGTGCGTTCGCTGTCTATAACGAGCAGGGTGCTTGTGTAAACTACACAGTAGTTAGTAAGCAGCATGAAGTGGCACTCCCTCAAAATGGCATGATTGTATTTGCGGGCGAGTCAGGCGCGGAGTTCCATATTGCGCTACAATAA
- a CDS encoding protein adenylyltransferase SelO, with protein sequence MPEKKEIIETGWNFDNSYARLPKSVFTRLNPSPVRSPKLIINNGPLATSLGLNVKALQSNDGIAVLAGNQIPEGALPLAQAYAGHQFGHFTLLGDGRALLLGEQITPVGERVDIQLKGSGRTPYSRQGDGRAGLGPMLREYIISEAMHALGIATTRSLAVVTTGESVIRETEQPGAILTRVAASHLRVGTFQYVSKWGTAQELQALADYTLQRHFPEVEADENRYLILLQEVIKRQATLIAKWQLVGFIHGVMNTDNMALSGETIDYGPCAFMDAYDPATVFSSIDIHGRYAYGNQPHIAAWNLARFAETLLPLLHVNEEKAVKLAEDAISDFTELYHRNWLTGMRAKLGIFNEELQDEFLIESLLSMMQKYRADYTNTFRALTFDKLEDTALFGTTEFAHWHELWQARLVRQQEPEASSHQLMRNSNPALIPRNHRVEDALEAAVKQGDYSVMERLLNVLSSPYAHLPEQADYSTLPALSSHPYRTFCGT encoded by the coding sequence ATGCCAGAGAAAAAAGAAATAATAGAAACAGGATGGAACTTCGACAATAGTTATGCTCGTCTTCCGAAATCAGTTTTTACTAGACTTAACCCATCCCCTGTACGCTCACCAAAGTTGATCATTAATAATGGTCCGTTGGCAACATCCCTAGGGTTGAACGTCAAAGCGCTGCAAAGCAATGATGGCATAGCGGTGCTTGCTGGTAATCAGATTCCCGAAGGTGCTTTGCCTCTTGCTCAAGCTTATGCAGGGCATCAGTTCGGGCATTTTACCTTATTAGGGGACGGCCGTGCTCTTCTGCTTGGCGAACAGATCACGCCCGTAGGTGAGCGGGTTGATATTCAGCTTAAGGGTTCAGGTAGAACCCCATACTCTCGCCAAGGCGATGGTCGCGCAGGACTAGGACCGATGCTGCGTGAATACATCATCAGTGAAGCCATGCATGCGCTTGGTATTGCTACCACCCGTAGTCTAGCGGTGGTGACAACCGGTGAGTCAGTCATCCGCGAAACCGAGCAACCTGGTGCAATTCTGACTCGCGTGGCTGCTAGTCATCTGCGCGTCGGCACCTTTCAATACGTTTCAAAATGGGGCACTGCCCAGGAACTCCAGGCACTGGCTGATTACACATTGCAAAGACATTTTCCAGAAGTTGAAGCTGATGAGAATCGCTATCTGATCCTACTTCAAGAAGTAATTAAGCGTCAGGCTACGCTGATTGCTAAATGGCAGCTCGTTGGCTTTATTCACGGGGTGATGAACACCGACAACATGGCCCTTAGTGGAGAAACCATTGATTATGGTCCTTGCGCCTTCATGGATGCCTATGACCCAGCAACGGTATTCAGTTCCATTGACATTCATGGCCGCTATGCCTATGGCAATCAGCCGCATATTGCCGCATGGAATCTTGCGAGATTTGCTGAAACCCTATTGCCGCTGCTGCATGTCAATGAGGAGAAGGCTGTCAAACTGGCCGAGGATGCGATTTCAGATTTTACCGAGTTGTATCACCGTAATTGGCTCACGGGGATGAGGGCAAAACTGGGGATTTTTAACGAAGAGCTACAGGATGAGTTCCTTATTGAGAGCCTACTCAGTATGATGCAGAAGTATCGTGCGGACTACACCAATACCTTCCGTGCATTAACTTTTGATAAGCTGGAGGATACGGCCCTGTTTGGCACGACGGAATTTGCTCATTGGCATGAGCTATGGCAGGCGAGACTGGTCAGGCAGCAGGAACCAGAAGCCTCCTCGCATCAGTTGATGAGAAACAGTAATCCCGCGCTAATCCCTCGCAACCACCGGGTAGAAGACGCTCTAGAAGCCGCGGTGAAACAAGGGGACTACAGCGTGATGGAGCGGCTTCTTAATGTTCTTTCGAGCCCCTATGCGCACCTTCCTGAACAGGCTGATTACTCCACACTGCCTGCGCTGTCCTCCCATCCTTACCGGACTTTTTGCGGGACCTGA
- a CDS encoding basic secretory protein-like protein yields the protein MKKLGILILATAIGLGFSNNVFIPAAVAAQSTPTTVLKNLAVSGTATASGEIGSHQGKDKAFDQSIFSKWLSLNSPAWLQYEFTTENIVTSYSITSAEDEPYRDPKSWVLKGSNDGSIWTVLDTQQNQSFSSRHQTKTYSFTNTTAYKFVKFDDFTNQYGSGMLQLSEVKLFDGSVQTWNTIKPTVTGSGENAPTDIKANLVDGTSVTKWLTYDNTAWLQFDFGEQVTIDGYALTAANNTPQGDPKSWVLQGSNDNTNWTTLDTKSDETFKVRHQRNHYILNNNTTAFQYYRLNNLKNHSGYVLQLGEVEFSRTNDMWHDVNPVIEVQNLDSAGYGSLFDQALPNAEEDILVIIRKVNEMLYNNSTESSSVKKILVTIDDVPGVAWISGDSELKTLGISSQYLGSFVASPTKSMREEIIGILYHELGHAYQYSGLDVEAIADSLRYVVGYHDRYTATKGGTWQNNGTANFIRWIEDTKKRGFIRELNATLMPYGLVDPNQVQLWKESQFQLITGTDVNTLWTQYQATLPN from the coding sequence ATGAAAAAATTAGGAATACTTATTTTAGCGACAGCGATAGGATTAGGTTTCAGTAACAACGTATTCATCCCGGCTGCGGTAGCAGCCCAATCGACTCCAACCACTGTACTGAAAAACTTGGCTGTAAGCGGGACGGCAACGGCTAGTGGAGAGATTGGATCACACCAAGGGAAGGATAAGGCGTTCGACCAGTCCATTTTTTCGAAATGGTTATCATTAAATTCCCCAGCATGGCTGCAATATGAGTTCACTACTGAGAATATCGTTACTTCGTACTCCATTACATCCGCAGAGGATGAACCTTATAGAGACCCGAAAAGCTGGGTATTAAAAGGCTCCAATGACGGGTCTATCTGGACTGTGCTGGATACACAGCAGAATCAAAGCTTTTCCTCCCGACATCAAACCAAAACCTATTCATTTACGAATACAACTGCTTATAAATTTGTGAAGTTTGATGACTTTACTAATCAGTACGGAAGCGGCATGCTGCAGTTGTCCGAAGTCAAACTATTCGATGGCAGCGTACAGACATGGAACACGATCAAGCCTACGGTTACGGGTAGCGGAGAAAATGCGCCTACCGATATCAAAGCGAACTTGGTGGACGGGACAAGCGTTACCAAATGGCTAACTTATGACAATACCGCTTGGCTTCAGTTCGACTTCGGCGAGCAGGTGACGATCGATGGTTACGCACTTACGGCGGCTAACAATACGCCCCAAGGTGATCCGAAGAGCTGGGTCCTGCAGGGGTCCAATGATAATACTAACTGGACGACTCTAGACACGAAAAGCGATGAGACTTTCAAAGTTCGGCATCAGCGTAATCATTATATTCTGAATAACAATACTACGGCTTTTCAATATTACAGGCTTAACAATTTGAAGAATCATAGCGGCTATGTCTTGCAATTGGGTGAAGTTGAATTTTCACGTACAAATGATATGTGGCATGATGTGAACCCGGTCATCGAAGTACAAAATCTTGATTCAGCAGGCTACGGAAGTTTATTCGATCAAGCTCTTCCCAATGCCGAAGAAGATATATTGGTGATCATACGTAAAGTAAACGAAATGTTATATAATAATTCTACAGAGTCGTCTAGCGTAAAGAAAATCCTGGTGACCATTGATGATGTCCCTGGGGTTGCTTGGATTTCGGGAGACAGTGAGCTGAAGACGCTCGGCATAAGTTCACAGTATCTAGGTAGCTTCGTAGCTAGTCCCACAAAATCAATGCGCGAGGAAATTATCGGCATCCTTTACCATGAATTGGGTCATGCTTATCAATATAGTGGACTTGATGTGGAAGCTATAGCTGATAGCCTACGCTATGTAGTGGGTTACCATGACCGTTACACCGCCACCAAGGGTGGAACTTGGCAGAATAACGGAACAGCGAACTTTATTCGCTGGATTGAGGATACCAAAAAAAGAGGGTTCATTCGTGAACTGAATGCGACTCTGATGCCTTACGGACTCGTGGACCCGAATCAAGTTCAATTGTGGAAAGAAAGTCAATTTCAATTGATTACCGGAACAGACGTGAATACGCTCTGGACTCAATATCAAGCGACACTTCCTAATTAA
- a CDS encoding MarR family winged helix-turn-helix transcriptional regulator, protein MRNNTVGSLIWLRLMRFTNQSNQMSNDFLKRFDLTTAQFDVLMQIRIYQPLTQMVLAEKVTVTQGGISRMLVRLEKEGYIVRKQDWKTKTISLTAKAESILEHVMPEQLAFQTSFFDDVLNEEEQTILYTLMTRVHKHSQQKELPPE, encoded by the coding sequence ATGCGTAATAATACGGTAGGATCGTTAATCTGGTTACGTTTAATGCGTTTTACGAACCAAAGTAACCAGATGTCGAATGACTTTCTGAAACGTTTTGATTTAACAACAGCTCAATTTGATGTACTTATGCAAATTCGCATTTATCAGCCACTCACGCAAATGGTGTTAGCCGAAAAAGTGACTGTTACGCAAGGTGGTATTTCGCGTATGCTCGTACGTCTTGAAAAAGAAGGATATATTGTACGTAAGCAAGATTGGAAGACAAAAACGATTAGTCTCACAGCAAAAGCTGAATCTATTTTAGAGCATGTAATGCCTGAACAGTTAGCATTTCAAACGTCATTTTTTGATGATGTATTAAATGAAGAAGAACAAACAATACTTTACACATTGATGACACGTGTGCACAAACATAGCCAACAAAAAGAATTACCGCCTGAGTAA
- a CDS encoding adenylyl-sulfate kinase, translated as MEIKLHNRQIHSYILGGDNLRYGLNRGLGFSPGDRSEYIRVHPNV; from the coding sequence GTGGAAATCAAACTTCACAATCGCCAAATCCATAGCTATATCTTGGGTGGCGATAATCTCCGTTACGGCTTGAATCGAGGGCTCGGCTTCAGCCCCGGCGACCGTTCGGAATATATCCGGGTTCATCCAAACGTATAG
- a CDS encoding Lrp/AsnC family transcriptional regulator, whose translation MDHVDKQILFHLQSQARISMTELGKCVGLSQPAVTERVRRMEEKGIISEYRTIISPEKIGKHAAAYMLFHSRDCNAFLDFCRSAPDVVECYRISGEHNYLLKVITESTRALEEFGNQCDKYGTYTILIVMSSPIDHKFLIPSLEEANLNLLS comes from the coding sequence ATGGACCACGTTGATAAGCAAATCCTTTTCCACCTTCAAAGCCAAGCGAGAATTTCTATGACGGAACTAGGAAAATGTGTCGGTTTATCACAACCCGCAGTTACGGAAAGAGTTAGGCGCATGGAGGAAAAAGGGATCATCAGCGAGTATCGCACCATAATTTCCCCTGAAAAAATTGGGAAACATGCTGCTGCCTACATGTTGTTTCATTCAAGGGATTGTAACGCATTCCTTGATTTCTGCCGCTCAGCTCCCGATGTCGTCGAATGCTACCGTATAAGTGGAGAACACAACTACTTATTGAAAGTAATAACCGAATCCACACGTGCCCTCGAGGAGTTCGGAAATCAATGTGATAAATACGGGACCTACACGATTCTAATCGTGATGTCATCGCCTATTGATCATAAATTTCTTATACCTTCGCTTGAAGAAGCAAACTTAAACCTGCTGAGTTAA